From the genome of Cognaticolwellia beringensis, one region includes:
- a CDS encoding GMC oxidoreductase — MKEQVYINKTSEVYDAIVIGSGISGGWAAKELCERGLKTLMIERGRVVEHRKDYTGENTPMWRQEHRGRVENLLTDQQHSVQKQCYAFGNTTKQFFGNDRDLPYQTKEGTTFSWIRGNQLGGKSLTWHRQCYRLGEYDFNANKVDGYGTDWPIRSKDIEKWYSHVEIHAGISGSKENLPNLPDSEFLPPFEMMTIEKDMQEKFSKLYPERPMIMGRTAHLTQPTDLHISQGRIQCQARNECHAGCSYGAYFSTQSSTLPAAAKTGNLHIAPNSVVHSLIYDEKTNRVKGVRVIDNDDLSEREYFANVIFVCASTIGSTQILMNSISKKFPNGIANSSGVLGHYLMDHNFNGVASGEVEGYENEYYKGRRPTGLMIPNFFYKPDRQRDFLRGYALHASAYREGWEAQQAQDGLGVEYKNKLKQAGKWHFQLAAQGEMLPRFENQMRLHPSLKDKWGIPQIEFDVRFSDNEKMMMEDAVEQSIKMLKAAGLKNVSGNTMHGPPGLAIHELGTARMGRDAKTSILNGFNQSHDIPNLFVTDGASFCSSAVQNPSLTFMALTARAVDYAVKEIAAKRI; from the coding sequence ATGAAAGAACAAGTTTATATAAATAAAACCAGTGAAGTATATGACGCCATTGTTATTGGCTCTGGTATTTCAGGTGGTTGGGCGGCGAAAGAGCTTTGTGAACGTGGCCTAAAAACATTAATGATTGAACGCGGTCGTGTTGTTGAACATCGCAAAGATTATACCGGTGAGAATACTCCTATGTGGCGTCAAGAGCACAGAGGACGTGTAGAAAACTTATTGACTGATCAGCAACACTCAGTTCAAAAGCAATGTTATGCCTTTGGCAATACTACGAAACAGTTTTTTGGTAACGATCGTGACTTACCATACCAAACTAAAGAAGGTACTACCTTTTCTTGGATTAGAGGCAATCAATTAGGCGGTAAATCATTGACTTGGCATCGTCAGTGTTACCGTTTAGGTGAATATGATTTTAATGCCAATAAAGTTGATGGTTATGGAACAGACTGGCCAATTCGCTCAAAGGACATCGAAAAGTGGTATTCACATGTTGAAATTCATGCCGGTATAAGTGGCTCAAAAGAAAATTTACCTAATTTACCTGACAGTGAGTTCTTACCTCCATTTGAAATGATGACCATTGAAAAGGATATGCAAGAGAAGTTTTCTAAGTTATATCCTGAGCGCCCTATGATTATGGGGCGAACTGCTCATTTAACTCAACCTACTGATCTACATATTTCACAAGGGCGAATACAGTGTCAGGCAAGGAATGAATGTCATGCAGGTTGCTCATACGGGGCTTACTTTAGTACTCAAAGTTCGACTTTACCTGCTGCAGCTAAAACAGGTAATTTGCATATTGCACCTAATAGCGTTGTACATAGTCTTATTTATGATGAAAAAACTAACCGTGTTAAAGGTGTAAGAGTTATTGATAATGATGACTTAAGTGAACGAGAATATTTTGCCAATGTTATTTTTGTTTGCGCATCAACGATCGGCTCAACACAAATATTAATGAACTCTATTTCTAAAAAATTCCCTAATGGTATTGCTAATAGTTCGGGTGTATTAGGTCATTATTTGATGGACCATAACTTTAATGGCGTTGCTTCTGGAGAGGTAGAAGGTTATGAGAATGAATATTATAAAGGCCGAAGACCTACTGGCCTTATGATCCCAAATTTCTTTTATAAACCTGATCGTCAAAGAGACTTTTTAAGAGGTTATGCTTTACATGCTTCAGCTTATCGAGAAGGGTGGGAAGCACAACAAGCACAAGATGGTTTAGGTGTTGAATATAAAAACAAATTAAAACAAGCAGGTAAATGGCACTTTCAATTAGCTGCACAAGGTGAAATGTTACCTAGATTTGAAAATCAAATGCGCTTACACCCCTCTCTAAAAGACAAATGGGGAATCCCACAAATAGAATTTGATGTACGTTTTTCTGACAATGAAAAAATGATGATGGAAGATGCCGTTGAACAGTCAATAAAAATGTTAAAGGCTGCTGGATTAAAAAATGTTTCAGGCAATACTATGCATGGTCCTCCAGGCTTAGCTATTCATGAATTAGGCACAGCCAGAATGGGACGTGATGCTAAAACTTCCATCTTAAATGGTTTCAATCAAAGCCATGACATCCCTAATTTATTTGTAACTGATGGTGCGAGTTTTTGTTCATCTGCGGTACAAAATCCTAGTTTAACCTTTATGGCATTAACTGCCAGAGCTGTTGACTATGCTGTTAAAGAAATAGCAGCTAAACGAATATAG
- a CDS encoding gluconate 2-dehydrogenase subunit 3 family protein — MNDDKKSTTLTNENSRRSFLKGFTTMVGGVVVGSMLTGNAISVAMAYVPRKDSSLTDGKVFNKHQLKLLKQICSIVIPKTETLGAAEVDTHGFLDNQLFSCHTKAEQNVVLDILKLVDASAQQHLSKPFLELTSEQQFYLLTNLDLGEQNFNQAQRADFKILKQYICFGYYTSEVGGTQELRYDPVPGGFKGSIPYKNSDPSWATKGLFN, encoded by the coding sequence ATGAATGATGATAAGAAATCAACAACATTAACAAATGAAAACTCAAGACGAAGTTTTCTAAAAGGCTTCACAACTATGGTTGGTGGTGTTGTTGTTGGTTCAATGTTAACAGGTAATGCTATTTCTGTAGCTATGGCTTATGTGCCAAGAAAAGATAGCTCATTAACTGACGGTAAAGTATTTAATAAGCATCAATTAAAACTACTCAAACAAATATGTTCAATAGTTATTCCTAAAACAGAAACCTTAGGCGCAGCAGAAGTTGATACTCATGGCTTTCTTGATAACCAACTTTTTAGTTGTCACACTAAAGCGGAACAAAATGTTGTATTAGATATACTAAAGTTAGTCGATGCGAGTGCTCAACAACATCTATCTAAGCCATTTCTAGAGCTAACATCAGAGCAACAATTTTATTTATTAACGAATCTTGATCTCGGTGAACAAAATTTCAATCAAGCACAGCGTGCAGATTTTAAAATATTAAAACAATATATTTGTTTTGGTTATTACACATCTGAAGTAGGCGGCACTCAAGAATTACGTTATGACCCAGTTCCGGGTGGCTTTAAGGGGTCAATTCCTTATAAGAACTCAGATCCTTCATGGGCTACTAAAGGTTTATTTAACTAA
- a CDS encoding malate synthase G — protein MTNYHQKDALNVNTDLVNFIKEEVLPGLDITEQHFWTMLSKITHELGPENRALLAKRIHLQEQIDQWNTKHQGRFDVVAHKEFLSEIGYLVPEGEDFTISTSNVDTEISLQAGPQLVVPTANARFALNAANARWGSLYDALYGTDVISNEGGAEKGPTHNAIRANKVITYGREFLDSHFPLISGSHADSCCYYIDESQLQITLADGTTTQLQNAQQLNGYQGKKNNPSSILLTHNDLRVAIEVDAMSVIGKTDAAGIKDITLESALTTIQDFEDSVVAVNADEKIHVYRNWLGLMKGDLSETIEKSGKVTKRVLQADKEYLDLSGNHFNVHGRSLLFCRNVGHLMTNPAIVDKDGFEIQEGIMDAMISTLIALHDLQKTNLHRNSRNGNVYIVKPKMHGPEEVVFANKLFNAVEDALDLARDTIKIGVMDEERRTTVNLKECIRAVKSRVVFINTGFLDRTGDEIHTSMLLGPMVPKGNMKAQPWIKAYEDWNVDIGLACGFAGKAQIGKGMWAIPDEMAEMMKAKISHPLAGANTAWVPSPTGATLHAMHYHQVKVFDIQKTLAKRARVSIDDLLTVPLLANVKDLNKEAIDKELNNNAQGLLGYVVRWIDLGMGASKVPDINNIGLMEDRATLRISSQHICNWLEHGILTETQVITALEKMAKVVDHQNAHDPAYQAMSTNFEKSLSFQAALDLIFKGKTQPNGYTEPLLHEYRKKFIAAQTPRK, from the coding sequence ATGACAAACTATCATCAAAAAGACGCACTAAACGTAAATACCGATTTAGTAAACTTTATAAAAGAAGAAGTCTTACCAGGCTTGGACATTACCGAGCAACATTTCTGGACAATGTTATCAAAAATCACCCACGAATTAGGGCCAGAAAATAGAGCATTACTAGCTAAGCGCATTCATTTACAGGAACAAATAGACCAATGGAACACTAAGCATCAAGGACGTTTTGATGTTGTCGCCCATAAAGAATTTCTCTCTGAAATTGGTTATTTGGTGCCTGAAGGTGAAGACTTTACAATCAGCACAAGTAATGTAGATACAGAAATAAGTTTGCAAGCAGGACCACAGTTGGTGGTGCCAACGGCCAACGCGCGTTTCGCTTTAAATGCAGCGAACGCCCGCTGGGGCAGTTTGTACGATGCACTTTATGGAACTGATGTGATTAGCAACGAAGGTGGCGCCGAAAAAGGCCCTACACACAACGCTATTCGCGCTAATAAAGTTATTACCTATGGCCGTGAATTTTTAGACTCCCATTTTCCGTTAATATCCGGCTCGCATGCAGATTCATGTTGTTATTATATTGACGAAAGCCAGTTACAAATAACATTAGCTGACGGAACAACTACCCAATTACAAAACGCTCAACAACTGAACGGTTATCAAGGGAAAAAAAACAACCCAAGTTCAATATTATTAACACATAACGACTTACGGGTGGCCATTGAAGTAGACGCGATGTCGGTGATCGGGAAAACTGATGCGGCAGGCATAAAAGATATTACGCTCGAGTCTGCACTTACTACCATACAAGATTTTGAAGATTCGGTTGTTGCCGTTAACGCCGACGAGAAAATCCACGTATATCGCAACTGGCTTGGCTTAATGAAGGGTGATTTAAGTGAGACCATTGAAAAATCTGGCAAGGTAACTAAACGCGTGCTTCAGGCAGATAAAGAATATCTAGATCTCTCGGGTAATCACTTTAATGTCCATGGTCGTAGTTTATTATTTTGTCGTAATGTTGGGCACTTAATGACAAACCCAGCCATAGTAGACAAAGACGGTTTTGAAATTCAAGAAGGCATCATGGACGCCATGATAAGTACTTTAATTGCCTTGCATGATTTACAAAAAACTAACCTTCATCGTAACTCTAGAAATGGTAATGTTTATATTGTTAAGCCGAAAATGCATGGCCCTGAAGAAGTGGTATTTGCCAATAAATTATTCAACGCGGTTGAAGATGCATTAGACCTTGCCCGAGACACGATTAAAATTGGTGTAATGGATGAAGAACGCCGAACAACGGTGAATTTAAAAGAGTGTATTCGCGCCGTTAAAAGTCGCGTTGTTTTTATTAATACCGGATTTTTGGATAGAACTGGCGACGAAATACACACCAGTATGTTACTTGGCCCTATGGTGCCAAAAGGTAATATGAAAGCCCAGCCTTGGATCAAAGCTTACGAAGACTGGAATGTTGATATCGGTCTAGCTTGCGGCTTTGCAGGAAAAGCACAAATAGGTAAGGGCATGTGGGCTATTCCAGACGAGATGGCCGAGATGATGAAAGCAAAAATTTCTCACCCATTGGCGGGCGCTAATACAGCTTGGGTACCATCGCCAACGGGAGCCACACTGCATGCGATGCATTATCATCAAGTTAAGGTATTTGATATTCAAAAAACGTTAGCTAAAAGGGCACGTGTAAGTATCGACGATTTATTAACGGTTCCTTTACTCGCTAATGTTAAAGACCTCAATAAAGAAGCCATTGATAAAGAGCTAAACAATAACGCACAAGGCCTTTTAGGCTACGTGGTGCGCTGGATTGATTTAGGCATGGGGGCTTCGAAAGTACCTGATATAAATAACATCGGATTAATGGAAGATAGAGCAACTTTACGAATCTCAAGTCAGCATATTTGTAATTGGCTTGAACATGGCATCTTAACTGAAACACAAGTCATAACAGCGTTAGAAAAAATGGCGAAAGTTGTTGATCATCAAAACGCTCATGATCCAGCTTATCAAGCTATGTCAACAAACTTTGAAAAGAGCTTATCTTTTCAAGCAGCATTAGATTTAATTTTTAAAGGTAAAACTCAACCCAATGGGTATACCGAACCTTTGCTTCATGAATACAGAAAAAAATTCATTGCAGCCCAGACACCAAGGAAATAA
- a CDS encoding MFS transporter, whose product MKVTKTISTKDSSRIFTICCLALLVTSMTFAIRAGILSQLGAEFALSDGQLGWINAMAFMGFPVSMMIGGALYNSLGAKKLLLIAFVFHIAGLLLTISAEGFWSLLISTFFIGFANGAVEAGCNPLIAETYPDKKTTMLNKFHVWFPGGIVVGALISKAMTDANLGWQLQIVVMLIPAVIYGLMTLKQRFQEFERIKGSTSGNVKALFSPLFIFIAFCMTLTTTAELGTQQWIERIMGASGASPMLIMALITGLMAVGRYFAGPVIHRLNPVGVLLFSAIVSTAGIYSMSIATGPMVYIAAILFAVGVMYFWPTMVGFVAENIPESGALGMSMIGGAGMFALSLWNPVIGSWIDSAREKANASIATGVEPELLAGQSVLANLTFFPAILIVAFSFLYFYMKRKNTHLK is encoded by the coding sequence ATGAAAGTTACTAAAACTATAAGCACAAAAGACTCTTCACGGATCTTTACCATTTGCTGTTTAGCTTTACTTGTTACGTCAATGACTTTTGCAATACGAGCAGGTATTTTAAGCCAACTAGGTGCAGAGTTTGCACTTAGCGATGGGCAGCTTGGTTGGATAAACGCTATGGCTTTTATGGGTTTTCCTGTTTCTATGATGATTGGTGGAGCACTGTACAATAGTCTTGGTGCGAAAAAACTATTGTTAATTGCCTTTGTATTTCATATAGCTGGGCTACTTCTTACTATCTCTGCCGAAGGATTTTGGAGTTTACTCATTTCAACATTTTTTATAGGTTTCGCTAATGGCGCTGTAGAAGCTGGCTGTAATCCATTAATTGCTGAAACGTATCCAGATAAAAAAACCACTATGCTAAATAAGTTTCATGTTTGGTTTCCAGGTGGAATAGTTGTAGGTGCGCTTATTTCAAAAGCAATGACCGATGCAAATTTAGGTTGGCAATTACAAATAGTAGTCATGTTAATTCCAGCGGTTATATATGGTTTGATGACTTTGAAACAACGCTTTCAAGAATTTGAACGTATTAAAGGGTCGACCAGCGGCAATGTAAAAGCATTATTTTCTCCACTATTCATTTTTATTGCTTTTTGCATGACGCTAACAACAACTGCTGAGTTAGGAACTCAACAATGGATCGAACGAATTATGGGCGCATCGGGCGCATCACCTATGTTAATTATGGCGTTAATCACCGGATTAATGGCAGTAGGCCGTTATTTTGCAGGACCTGTTATCCATCGTTTAAACCCTGTTGGAGTGCTTCTGTTTTCTGCGATTGTCTCTACAGCAGGTATATACTCAATGAGTATTGCTACAGGCCCTATGGTTTATATTGCAGCCATATTATTTGCGGTTGGCGTAATGTATTTTTGGCCAACCATGGTGGGATTTGTTGCAGAAAATATTCCAGAAAGCGGAGCTTTAGGTATGTCGATGATTGGTGGTGCGGGCATGTTTGCTTTAAGTTTATGGAATCCTGTTATCGGAAGTTGGATCGACAGTGCTCGTGAAAAGGCCAATGCTTCAATCGCTACCGGTGTTGAACCAGAACTTTTAGCAGGTCAAAGCGTATTAGCTAATCTTACGTTTTTTCCTGCAATACTGATTGTTGCATTCAGCTTTTTATATTTCTATATGAAGAGAAAAAATACTCATCTGAAATAA
- a CDS encoding sugar phosphate isomerase/epimerase family protein: MQKIKGPAIFLAQFMGDEAPFNDLPSLCHWAANLGYKGIQLPTSPKLIDLSKAANSQSYCDEITAIVADAGLVITELSTHLQGQLVAVHPAYDEMFDGFAPEAFRKNPEARTEWAIDQLKCAAKASKRLGLKAHVTFSGALLWHTFYPWPQRPPGLVELGFEELANRWLPILEAFDAAGVDVCYELHPGEDLHDGASFERFLEAVNNHPRANILYDPSHFVLQQLDYLAFIDIYHERIKAFHVKDAEFNPSGRSGVYGGYQSWQDRPGRFRSLGDGQINFNAIFSKLTQYGFTGWAVLEWECCIKHPEDGAKEGAIFIDQHIINPTEKAFDDFAAVATDNNANKRLLGLK, encoded by the coding sequence ATGCAAAAAATTAAAGGCCCAGCTATTTTTCTTGCTCAATTTATGGGAGATGAAGCACCATTTAATGACTTACCTTCATTATGTCATTGGGCGGCAAATTTAGGTTACAAAGGTATTCAATTACCAACCTCTCCTAAACTTATCGACTTATCAAAAGCTGCAAACAGTCAAAGTTACTGTGACGAAATAACCGCAATAGTTGCAGATGCTGGTTTAGTAATAACAGAGCTTTCTACGCATCTTCAGGGTCAGTTGGTGGCTGTTCATCCCGCTTACGATGAAATGTTTGACGGTTTTGCTCCTGAAGCTTTTAGAAAAAACCCAGAAGCTAGAACTGAGTGGGCAATAGACCAATTAAAATGTGCAGCGAAAGCAAGTAAACGACTTGGTTTAAAAGCACATGTTACTTTTTCAGGCGCACTATTGTGGCATACTTTTTACCCTTGGCCACAAAGACCTCCTGGCTTAGTGGAGTTAGGTTTTGAAGAATTAGCAAATAGATGGTTACCTATACTAGAGGCCTTTGATGCAGCGGGTGTTGATGTTTGTTATGAATTACATCCAGGAGAAGATTTGCACGATGGTGCAAGCTTTGAACGTTTTCTTGAGGCCGTAAATAACCATCCACGTGCCAATATCTTATATGATCCAAGTCACTTTGTTTTACAGCAATTAGATTACCTTGCTTTTATCGATATCTATCATGAACGTATTAAAGCTTTTCATGTTAAAGATGCAGAGTTCAACCCATCAGGTCGTAGTGGTGTGTATGGTGGTTATCAATCTTGGCAAGACAGACCCGGACGTTTTCGTTCATTAGGCGATGGTCAAATTAATTTCAATGCTATTTTTAGTAAATTAACTCAATACGGTTTTACTGGTTGGGCTGTGCTCGAATGGGAGTGTTGTATCAAACACCCAGAAGATGGTGCTAAAGAAGGGGCTATATTTATTGACCAACATATTATTAACCCTACTGAAAAGGCATTTGACGATTTTGCAGCAGTAGCTACAGATAATAATGCTAATAAACGCCTTTTAGGGCTGAAATAA
- a CDS encoding Gfo/Idh/MocA family protein, whose translation MRKIRMGMVGGGQGAFIGAIHRIAAQLDNQIELVCGAFSSDPDNAVASGKALYLEESRCYRSYQEMLKQEALLGDDKRMDMVVIVTPNFLHFPIAKMALEQGFHVMSDKPATVDLAEALALKDIIEQTGLLYGLTHTYTGYPMVKEAKARIKQGQLGKIKKVVVEYPQGWLANKNDENSKQAAWRLDPKKSGISCCMGDIGVHAANLAEYVTGLSITELCADLSTNVAGRLLDDDGTVLLRFNSGAQGTLQASQVSIGEENSLKLRVYGETASIEWSQLEPNTVLMKFADKPSQLIRAGVGEMDKITQANMRTPAGHPEGYLEAFANIYTQFSYQIRDRLFVDINASDANNSDLNTHDKAAINDVPGIESAIRGMAFIENVVAASQSEIKWHPFSLKPQKITLLNELDKG comes from the coding sequence ATGCGAAAAATTAGAATGGGTATGGTTGGTGGCGGACAGGGCGCTTTTATTGGCGCAATTCATCGCATAGCAGCACAACTAGATAATCAAATTGAATTAGTTTGTGGAGCCTTTAGTTCTGATCCAGATAACGCTGTTGCCTCTGGTAAAGCACTCTACTTAGAAGAAAGCCGCTGTTACCGATCTTATCAAGAAATGTTAAAACAAGAAGCACTACTTGGTGATGATAAACGTATGGATATGGTGGTTATTGTCACCCCCAATTTTTTACATTTCCCTATTGCTAAAATGGCTCTTGAACAGGGCTTTCATGTAATGTCAGATAAACCAGCAACGGTTGATTTAGCAGAAGCGCTAGCGTTGAAAGACATCATTGAACAAACAGGTTTATTATACGGTCTAACTCACACCTATACGGGTTACCCTATGGTGAAAGAGGCTAAAGCACGTATTAAACAAGGTCAGCTAGGTAAAATAAAAAAAGTTGTAGTTGAATATCCACAAGGTTGGTTAGCTAATAAAAACGATGAAAATAGTAAACAAGCAGCATGGCGTTTAGATCCTAAAAAATCAGGTATTAGTTGTTGTATGGGTGATATTGGTGTTCATGCAGCTAATCTTGCTGAGTATGTAACAGGTCTTAGCATTACCGAACTTTGTGCTGACTTATCAACTAATGTTGCTGGCCGACTACTTGACGATGATGGAACGGTTTTACTTCGTTTTAATTCTGGTGCACAAGGTACATTACAAGCCAGCCAAGTATCTATAGGTGAAGAGAATTCCCTTAAGTTACGTGTGTATGGTGAAACAGCTAGTATCGAGTGGTCGCAGCTTGAACCAAACACTGTATTAATGAAGTTTGCTGATAAACCCAGCCAACTAATTCGTGCAGGAGTTGGCGAAATGGATAAGATAACACAGGCGAACATGAGAACGCCAGCAGGTCACCCTGAAGGGTACTTAGAAGCTTTTGCCAATATTTACACTCAGTTTTCATATCAAATACGCGATAGGCTCTTTGTTGATATTAATGCTAGTGATGCTAACAATAGTGATCTAAACACTCATGATAAAGCAGCAATAAATGATGTTCCGGGCATTGAGTCAGCTATCAGAGGAATGGCTTTTATTGAAAATGTCGTGGCTGCGAGTCAGTCAGAAATTAAATGGCATCCATTTTCATTAAAGCCGCAAAAAATAACTCTACTAAATGAATTAGATAAAGGATAA
- a CDS encoding DEAD/DEAH box helicase, whose product MSEFKEFSLLASIIDRVSLKGYKQPTPIQKACIPALINGSDFLGIAQTGTGKTAAFSLPIINNFGRNKIDIKAKSTRSLILTPTRELASQIMQNIDDYSEGLGLKTKVVYGGVGRQAQVDAIALGLDILVATPGRLLDLIETGDIDFKALEVFVLDEADTMLDMGFFNDVQSIISKLPKKRQTLLFSATMPAEIELLAEAILTEPTKVQITAQTVTIDLVNQSVYHLEKSNKLPLLFNILTKADYEKVLIFCKTKYGADIIVKELERASITAASLHSGKTQAVREEALQNFKDSNLRVLVATDVAARGIDVDNITLVINYNLPEDPRNYIHRIGRTARAGKSGMAISFTVENDIRQLTNIENSIGQVIPVVTDQPFHKEFSKAPIQNKKKKPVKKTNRPRTKRK is encoded by the coding sequence ATGTCAGAATTTAAAGAATTTTCACTTTTAGCGTCAATTATTGACCGTGTTAGTCTTAAAGGCTATAAACAACCCACACCGATCCAAAAAGCATGTATTCCAGCTCTTATTAATGGTAGTGACTTTCTGGGTATAGCCCAAACGGGAACAGGAAAAACCGCCGCCTTTTCATTGCCTATTATCAATAATTTTGGGCGAAACAAAATAGATATCAAAGCTAAGAGCACGCGTTCACTCATACTAACGCCTACAAGAGAGCTTGCCTCGCAAATAATGCAAAACATTGATGACTACTCTGAGGGTTTAGGGCTTAAAACAAAGGTTGTTTATGGTGGCGTAGGAAGACAAGCGCAAGTTGACGCTATCGCGCTTGGACTTGATATTTTAGTGGCCACCCCTGGTAGATTATTGGATTTAATTGAAACGGGCGATATAGATTTTAAGGCGTTAGAAGTATTTGTATTAGATGAAGCAGACACAATGCTTGATATGGGGTTCTTTAACGATGTTCAAAGCATCATATCTAAACTACCAAAGAAGCGACAAACACTATTATTTTCAGCCACTATGCCAGCTGAAATAGAGCTACTTGCAGAAGCGATATTAACCGAACCAACCAAAGTTCAAATTACTGCACAAACAGTTACCATCGACTTGGTTAATCAAAGTGTATACCACCTTGAAAAATCCAATAAACTACCTTTGCTATTTAATATCCTGACAAAAGCTGACTATGAAAAAGTGCTCATCTTTTGTAAAACAAAGTATGGCGCTGACATCATTGTTAAAGAACTAGAAAGAGCATCAATAACTGCCGCTAGCCTTCACAGTGGAAAAACACAAGCAGTTAGGGAAGAAGCCTTACAAAACTTTAAAGATTCTAATTTAAGAGTATTAGTTGCAACTGATGTTGCTGCTCGTGGCATTGATGTTGATAATATTACTTTAGTTATTAACTATAACCTTCCTGAAGATCCAAGAAACTACATACACCGTATAGGGCGAACTGCTCGTGCCGGGAAAAGTGGCATGGCGATTTCATTTACTGTAGAAAATGATATAAGGCAATTAACTAATATTGAAAATAGCATAGGGCAAGTAATTCCTGTTGTTACAGATCAGCCCTTCCATAAAGAGTTTTCAAAAGCGCCTATACAAAACAAGAAAAAGAAACCGGTGAAAAAAACTAATAGACCTAGAACAAAGAGAAAATAA
- a CDS encoding sugar phosphate isomerase/epimerase family protein, with the protein MKLLKLITIVIVVCIACISCTSPLHQDKSTQQYKNKPIPKVGVQLWSVKEELKADFKGTLTQLADMGFEGVELAGEFGPYKDDAKGLKAFLDSLGLEASSAHAPFAAFDDEHFDKSVAFYKTLKTETLIIPWDDRGWDSAKVDSLITDLNVLFTKLKAEGFHFGYHNHEQEFDDHKDATFWDHIAKSTPKDFVLQMDVGWVTLAEKDPVEYINRYPNRTLTTHIKAKLPRDVAAKMATNGKRQIVGDDVTNWDAVIKADIMVGGTKWFVIEQEEYPDGLTPLQAVKLSKQGLDKAIINL; encoded by the coding sequence ATGAAACTATTAAAACTAATAACAATAGTAATTGTGGTGTGTATCGCTTGTATATCTTGCACATCCCCATTGCACCAAGATAAAAGCACACAGCAATATAAAAATAAACCAATTCCTAAAGTTGGTGTGCAATTATGGTCTGTAAAAGAAGAGCTTAAAGCAGATTTTAAGGGTACGTTAACTCAATTAGCTGATATGGGATTTGAAGGCGTTGAATTAGCAGGTGAATTTGGTCCATATAAAGACGATGCTAAAGGGCTTAAAGCTTTTTTAGATAGCTTAGGGTTAGAAGCAAGTTCTGCTCATGCTCCTTTTGCAGCTTTTGATGACGAACATTTTGACAAGTCCGTTGCTTTTTATAAAACCTTAAAAACTGAAACATTAATTATCCCTTGGGATGACAGAGGTTGGGATAGTGCAAAAGTAGATAGTTTAATTACTGATTTAAATGTGTTATTCACTAAGCTTAAAGCTGAAGGCTTTCACTTTGGTTACCATAATCATGAGCAAGAATTCGATGATCATAAAGATGCTACTTTTTGGGATCATATTGCTAAATCAACACCTAAAGACTTTGTTTTACAAATGGATGTTGGTTGGGTGACACTTGCGGAAAAAGACCCTGTAGAATATATCAATCGTTATCCAAACCGTACATTAACCACGCATATCAAAGCCAAACTTCCAAGAGACGTAGCAGCTAAAATGGCCACTAATGGTAAACGTCAGATCGTTGGAGATGATGTAACAAATTGGGATGCCGTTATAAAGGCAGATATAATGGTTGGTGGCACAAAATGGTTTGTTATAGAGCAAGAAGAATATCCAGACGGTTTAACACCACTACAAGCGGTTAAATTATCGAAGCAAGGTTTGGATAAAGCGATTATAAACTTGTAA